The following are encoded together in the Vicia villosa cultivar HV-30 ecotype Madison, WI unplaced genomic scaffold, Vvil1.0 ctg.001535F_1_1, whole genome shotgun sequence genome:
- the LOC131635718 gene encoding WUSCHEL-related homeobox 6-like isoform X1 has translation MSDSFCSFLSATPNSNHNSHAPPKISSIVQPYCLCTHCNHLLPFNHHAGTFDCRGADQGTSNTMQPHQSSRWSPTPVQLLVLEELYRKGMKTPSAEQIQQIALQLRQFGKIEGKNVFYWFQNHKAREGQKRRRREMEETTGSSTEDKKEKDKYVMSNSEAAGLKETGSGVKETKKWATTSNCSEQAEQEIAEKGSIQVLRKNIAAESEGKCQNIEIPYYFTPFSSAAYRTCSNSISNTPQSYDLLPFYKENFNYYEEENAGPRTLDLFPVKEDELDGKSILCVNDSMETEIASSSNQFFEFLPLRN, from the exons ATGTCTGATTCTTTCTGTAGTTTTCTCTCTGCTACTCCAAACTCCAACCATAATTCTCATGCACCACCAAAAATTTCTTCCATAGTTCAACCCTATTGTCTTTGCACCCATTGCAatcatctcctccccttcaatCACCACGCCG GAACATTTGACTGCAGGGGCGCGGACCAAGGAACAAGCAATACTATGCAGCCACATCAAAGCTCAAGGTGGAGTCCAACACCAGTTCAATTACTAGTCCTTGAAGAATTATATAGGAAAGGCATGAAAACACCATCAGCTGAACAAATCCAGCAAATAGCTTTGCAGCTTCGTCAATTCGGGAAGATCGAAGGGAAAAACGTGTTCTATTGGTTCCAGAATCATAAGGCAAGAGAGGGGCAGAAGCGTCGCCGTCGTGAGATGGAGGAAACAACTGGTTCTTCAACTGAAGATAAAAAAGAGAAAGACAAGTACGTTATGAGCAACTCAGAAGCTGCAG GATTGAAAGAGACAGGTAGTGGAGTTAAAGAGACAAAGAAGTGGGCAACCACTTCAAACTGCAGTGAACAAGCAGAG CAGGAAATAGCAGAAAAAGGATCAATACAAGTTTTGAGGAAAAACATAGCTGCAGAAAGTGAAGGAAAGTGCCAAAATATTGAGATTCCTTATTACTTCACACCTTTTTCTTCAGCAGCATATAGAACATGTAGTAATAGTATTAGTAACACACCTCAAAGCTATGATTTGTTAccattttacaaagaaaatttcaACTATTATGAAGAAGAAAATGCAGGCCCTAGGACACTTGATCTTTTTCCGGTTAAGGAAGATGAACTAGATGGAAAATCTATACTGTGTGTTAATGATTCTATGGAGACTGAAATTGCTTCTTCCTCCAACCAGTTTTTTGAGTTTCTTCCTTTGAGAAATTGA
- the LOC131635718 gene encoding WUSCHEL-related homeobox 6-like isoform X2: MSDSFCSFLSATPNSNHNSHAPPKISSIVQPYCLCTHCNHLLPFNHHAGTFDCRGADQGTSNTMQPHQSSRWSPTPVQLLVLEELYRKGMKTPSAEQIQQIALQLRQFGKIEGKNVFYWFQNHKAREGQKRRRREMEETTGSSTEDKKEKDKYVMSNSEAAGLKETGSGVKETKKWATTSNCSEQAEEIAEKGSIQVLRKNIAAESEGKCQNIEIPYYFTPFSSAAYRTCSNSISNTPQSYDLLPFYKENFNYYEEENAGPRTLDLFPVKEDELDGKSILCVNDSMETEIASSSNQFFEFLPLRN, from the exons ATGTCTGATTCTTTCTGTAGTTTTCTCTCTGCTACTCCAAACTCCAACCATAATTCTCATGCACCACCAAAAATTTCTTCCATAGTTCAACCCTATTGTCTTTGCACCCATTGCAatcatctcctccccttcaatCACCACGCCG GAACATTTGACTGCAGGGGCGCGGACCAAGGAACAAGCAATACTATGCAGCCACATCAAAGCTCAAGGTGGAGTCCAACACCAGTTCAATTACTAGTCCTTGAAGAATTATATAGGAAAGGCATGAAAACACCATCAGCTGAACAAATCCAGCAAATAGCTTTGCAGCTTCGTCAATTCGGGAAGATCGAAGGGAAAAACGTGTTCTATTGGTTCCAGAATCATAAGGCAAGAGAGGGGCAGAAGCGTCGCCGTCGTGAGATGGAGGAAACAACTGGTTCTTCAACTGAAGATAAAAAAGAGAAAGACAAGTACGTTATGAGCAACTCAGAAGCTGCAG GATTGAAAGAGACAGGTAGTGGAGTTAAAGAGACAAAGAAGTGGGCAACCACTTCAAACTGCAGTGAACAAGCAGAG GAAATAGCAGAAAAAGGATCAATACAAGTTTTGAGGAAAAACATAGCTGCAGAAAGTGAAGGAAAGTGCCAAAATATTGAGATTCCTTATTACTTCACACCTTTTTCTTCAGCAGCATATAGAACATGTAGTAATAGTATTAGTAACACACCTCAAAGCTATGATTTGTTAccattttacaaagaaaatttcaACTATTATGAAGAAGAAAATGCAGGCCCTAGGACACTTGATCTTTTTCCGGTTAAGGAAGATGAACTAGATGGAAAATCTATACTGTGTGTTAATGATTCTATGGAGACTGAAATTGCTTCTTCCTCCAACCAGTTTTTTGAGTTTCTTCCTTTGAGAAATTGA